CGAGGAGGGCGTGCTCACCTCCGTCGCCGACGCCAACATCGGCTCCATCTTCGGCATCGGCTTCCCGGGCTGGACCGGCGGCGTGATCCAGTACATCAACGGCTACCAGGGTGGACCGGGGCGGGAAGAACTCGTCGGCCTGCCCGGTTTCGTGGCCCGCGCCCGCGAGCTGCAGGCGGCCTACGGAGACCGGTTCGCGCCGTCCGCGCTGCTGGTCGAAAAGGCCGAGAAGGGCGAGAAGTTCAGCGACTGAACAGTCCTGACCTGTCAGGCCACGGACCGACCGGCCATGGTCTGACAGGTCAGGGACCGACCGGCATGGTCTGACAGGTCAGGGACCGACCGGCTACCGACCGACCGGCCACGGACCGACCGGTCAGAGGGGCGGGCCCCGGCAGTCCGCTCCTCACTCCAGCGAGGTGCGGCCGCCTCCCGGGCCCTGGTCGCCCTCCTTGCCGAACGACTCCCGCAGCTCCTGCTTCATCGACCGCTGGAATGCGGTGACCAGGGCCTGCACCACCATCGGCTGCATATGGGCCGAGAGCGACTTCATCCGGGCCAGCTCCTCCTCGTCCGCCCCGCCGTCCCGGTACGGCTCCCACACCTCGTCCTTGAAGAGCCTGCTGAGCTCCCGGGCCGCCGAGCGGGTGTGCTCGATGACGACGGTGCGCGCCGCGATGATGGTCTCCAGCGCGATCGGGACGTCCAGCAGCCGGGCGCCCAGGTGCAGCAGCCCCGGATCGACCCGGAAGACCTGCGGGTCATCGGTCCGTACGAGCACACTCATCGCCGCCAGCCGGTCCAGATCCTCCTCGGTCAGCGCCCGGCCGACCCGCCGCTCCAGCTGGGCCCGGGTGGCGTCCTCCGCCTTGTCCGGAATCCAACTCGCCACCAGCGCCCGGTGGATGGCCAGATCCTGGGCGCTCAGGTCCGGCGGCAGCTGCTCCAGATAGCGCTCGATGGCGGAGAGCGTCAGCCCCTGGTGCTGCAGTTCCTCGATGAGCGCGAGCCGGGAGAGGTGGTCGGGACCGTAACGGCCGACCCGGCGCGGGCCGATCTCCGGCGGCGGCAGCAGGCCGCGGGTGCTGTAGAAGCGGATCGTGCGGACGGTGACGCCGGCGCGGGCGGCCAGTTCGTCGACCGTCAGGCCGGTGGCTGACTCCATCATGTTCATCAGTATTGCTGTCTCACCACTCCTGTAAAACCTTCTGAGCCCTTCTGCCCCTTGTTCTCCTCCCGCACCGCCCTCGCTCCATGCCGCGGTCGGGCCCGTACCGCCCGGCTTGACGCATCCCGCGGGCCGTTCCGGAGGGCAGGCGCGCCCGGGCCCGGGCGCCGTGAGAGTCGGCGCCATCGTTACGGAGTGTGTGCACGCGGTTCCCGGGAATCGGCGGCCGTATACCGGCGTCCCGCGGAGGTTTCGGCGCGGCAGAGACACTCACGTGCGGACAAACATCTGCTTCCACCGGACTGAACCGGTCACGAACAACGGGTTCCCGGGCGGCGAGTGAGGCCGGAATGGGGGGGAACGGAAACCTCTCTGAAACTTAACCGCCAGATAATTCCCGACAAAAATGGACAAATCTTGGATGGCTTATACACGCTGTGATCTTGCCCACAGACGGGGGAGCGGTCTTCAGGGAAGGTGTGCCGTCGGCCGTCCGCGTTATCCGCGGGATCGGCATCGCTCAAGCGCCTCCCCGAAAGCGAGATGCACCACCAGTGAGCACAGAAACCGTCACCGACACAGCCCACAGGTCACCTGACGGGGGAAGCGGCGCGCAGCAGGATGCGGGCGACGCGGGCTACAGCAAGGGCCTCAAGGGCCGGCACATCAACATGATCGCCATCGGTGGAGCGATCGGCACCGGCCTGTTCCTGGGCGCCGGCGGCCGTCTGCACTCCGCCGGCCCCGCCCTGGCCATTGCCTACGCGGTCTGCGGCCTCTTCGCCTTCTTCGTCGTACGGGCCCTGGGCGAGCTGGTGCTGCACCGCCCGTCGTCGGGTTCGTTCGTCTCCTACGCCCGTGAGTTCCTGGGGGAGAAGGGCGCCTACGTCGCCGGCTGGATGTACGTCGTCAACTGGTCCACGACCGGTATCGCCGACATCACCGCCATCGCGCTCTACACCCACTACTGGAGCTTGTTCACCGACATCCCGCAGTGGGTGATGGCGCTGATCGCGCTGGCGGTCGTGCTGACCGTGAACCTGATCTCGGTGAAGATCTTCGGTGAGCTGGAGTTCTGGTTCGCGATCATCAAGGTCGCGGCGCTGGTCGTCTTCATGTTCATCGGCATCTTCCTGCTGGCCACCCAGCACCCGGTCGGCGGCCACTCACCAGGGCTGAATCTGCTCACCGACCACGGCGGCATCTTCCCGACCGGTCTGCTGCCCGTGGTGATCGTGCTCCAGGGCGTGGTCTTCGCCTACTCCGCCGTGGAGCTGGTCGGTGTGACCGCCGGTGAGACCGGTGAGCCGGAGAAGGTCGTGCCGAAGGCCGTCAACTCCAT
This portion of the Streptomyces sp. 2114.4 genome encodes:
- a CDS encoding MerR family transcriptional regulator; translated protein: MMESATGLTVDELAARAGVTVRTIRFYSTRGLLPPPEIGPRRVGRYGPDHLSRLALIEELQHQGLTLSAIERYLEQLPPDLSAQDLAIHRALVASWIPDKAEDATRAQLERRVGRALTEEDLDRLAAMSVLVRTDDPQVFRVDPGLLHLGARLLDVPIALETIIAARTVVIEHTRSAARELSRLFKDEVWEPYRDGGADEEELARMKSLSAHMQPMVVQALVTAFQRSMKQELRESFGKEGDQGPGGGRTSLE
- a CDS encoding amino acid permease, producing the protein MSTETVTDTAHRSPDGGSGAQQDAGDAGYSKGLKGRHINMIAIGGAIGTGLFLGAGGRLHSAGPALAIAYAVCGLFAFFVVRALGELVLHRPSSGSFVSYAREFLGEKGAYVAGWMYVVNWSTTGIADITAIALYTHYWSLFTDIPQWVMALIALAVVLTVNLISVKIFGELEFWFAIIKVAALVVFMFIGIFLLATQHPVGGHSPGLNLLTDHGGIFPTGLLPVVIVLQGVVFAYSAVELVGVTAGETGEPEKVVPKAVNSIMWRVGVFYVGSVILLAMLLPWNQYVDGQSPFVTVLSNVGVPAAGDVMNLVVLTAAMSSLNSGLYSTGRILRSMSMAGSAPKFAGLMNRNQVPYGGIMLTSAVCVLGVALNYVVPGEAFEIVLNIAALGIISTWCTIMVCHMVFVRRSKQGLVERPRFRLPGTPVTDIATMAFLLGVIVLMWFDDGVGRQTVMLIPVLAVALVAGWFAVRGRVSRIAEERKLSK